The DNA window TATCAAGATAGCCAGTTGAATGGCTATTTTTCGTACCTTGAAAAAGCTCGTTTTCCACAGAGGAAATGAGCAGGTTTAAAGACCGTTGACTAGTATTTCCAGAGACTACTCCCTGATAAAGGTGTTTGGTCATACAAATTCCTCCTTTCAATTTCAACACATTGAAAAGAAGAGGCACATAACGAAGCCGATCTCTACATTCTTCTCCCATCCAGACTTTAACTGTCGGTGCCGGAGTTTCACCAGCTCCACCGCTTGAACGCTCCAAACATAGTGGCCTATGCTTGCCATCGTCCAACCGGGTCACGGACTTGCAGTTTCCTGCTCACCGCCGGTAAGGAATTTCACCTTGCCCCGAAGAATTAGATTCGTAGTTTCGTCTATTTAATAGTAGCATAGAAAGAAACTGAACCATATAAATCAAACTGATTATTTCCAACAAATGCTTTTCTGCCGTAACGATTTCCATTAAATTTGAAAAGGAGGCTTGGATAGGACATGACTCACTATCAACGAGTAATAGGGATTGAAGTAGATGCGGAAACTCGTTGCATCCACTACCACTCCCCTATTGACCGGATTGCGATAAAGTTTTTTTGCTGCCAATCATATTTCCCTTGCTTTGAATGTCACCAAGCTACAGGTTGTGGTGAGCATCAAGTATGGCCGAAAGAGCGGTTTTCGGAAAAGGCAGTGTTGTGTGGCACATGCGGGTCTGAATTATCCATCACGGAGTATTTGTCGTGTGCATCCACCTGCCCAAACTGCTCTTCGCTGTTTAATCCCGGCTGCAGCTTACACAAACACCTTTATTTTGAGTAAAGTAGACATCCACCTGCGAAGATTTGCCAACTGAATTGATTACGCCAACTCAAAAAGCCAAGTGAGAGTTTCTTCTCACTTGGCTTTTTGGGTGTGTAAGGACATGACAATGTGCTCGCCTTTAGAACGCATGATTCGCCTACCCGTATCTTCAAACCCCGCTTTATGGTATAAGCGCTGTGCAGGGATATTGCGAGCATTGACTCCTAATACTACCTGGTCAAACTCGGGAAACTCCATTTCTAAAAACTCGGGAAGCGCATAAATAGATCCTGTCGCGATTCCTCTTCCCTGATATTTAGGATTTACCGAAAATCCTCGGAGCAGTAATGCTTTTGGATTGTTCGAGTATTTTTTTCGATCATCTGATTCATCCAATTCGAAAAAACCCGCGTCTTCTCCCCGTGCTCGAATGATAATAAAATGCTTTAGCGGATCTTTTGCATCTTTTTCAATAATTTCTGTAGGCAGCCTTGTAAACTCTAATTGATGTGTCGGCAAATCATAGCCGAGCAATCGTTTCGAAGAATAACGATGCAATGTTACTTCTCTTTTTTTAATCATTCGAGAAGCCCCCCCTAGTTTTTATTTGATAACTATCTCTATTCTTTTTTCAATGTCACAACAACAACTTCGGGACGATTGAAAATTCGAATGGGAAAAGTACTATTCCCCAACCCACGACTAACGACCATTTGCGATTGATCTTCCTCAAAAACTCCTTCTGTTACTTTTGGAAACCATCCTTGTCCAGATGCATACAACCCGCCAATACCCGGAATACGCACTTGCCCGCCGTGAGCATGTCCAGCGAAAACAACATCAACTCCAAATTCGGCATAAGTAGATAAGTATTCAGGACGATGTACCAATAACAAAGTAAAGTCATCGGTCAAACGAGCAGATTCAAGAGAATCATGCATAACCTCATCTTCGTGCTTTGTAGGTTCGCTCAATGGATCATCAATTCCCGCAATCTGAATCGTGTCCCCATCCTTTTCCCATTCCACTGATTCGTTTGCTAAAACAGTAACACCGCGTTCTTGCAAAGCAGCCGCAATTTCTTCTACTTGATTAGAAGCTATTTCATGATTTCCGGTGACATAGTATACTTTATTCATTTTTACCAGTTCATCTATTATTACTAAGCTAGCTGACAAATCAAAGCGGTTACTATCGATAAAGTCTCCTGTCAAAAAAATAGCATCTGGTTTGACAGACTGTATTTCCTCTATTAAATTAGATTGATTTTTTCCAAAAGTCGCATTGTGTAAATCAGATATTTGAACAATTTTAGCCCCGTCAAAAGCAGCTGGCACCGCTTCAGATACTATCGTATATTCAGTGGTCTCTATCCACTTATTACTGCTCCAAACGCCACCCCATAAGACTAGTGCGAACAAAATAACGAGTATGATTTTCTTCATATGCGATTTGCCTCTATTCTATTTTAATTTTGTTGACCGCATCACATAAACATTAGACATGAAGATCTGTTCTAGTCGGTGCGACAATTTCTAATTTTAAACGATCGGGTCCTTCAAAGAAAACTGCATAATATTCAGGACCTCCCGCATAAGGATGGAGTTCTTTATATAAAATTCTTGCTCCTAGTTGTTCTACTTTCAAAGTCATTTCGTCTACATGCTCACGTGATTTCGCGTGAAATGCTAAGTGATTTAATCCTGTTTCTTTACGGTGGTACGGAACCTGTAAAAACTTTTCTTCTGTTTGTACAAAAACAAGATAAGTAGCGCCTGCCTTGTAACTAACTCCCTCTTCCCATTCTTGAAACAACGAATAGCCTAGTGGTGGCAATAGTTTACTGTAAAAAGATTTGGCTTCTCCCAAGTGTGAAACGTTAAGTTCAACATGATGCAGAATATCTAACAGCTCCTTTATGTTATTTTAACAGCTCATTAGAAGTAAAGCGTAAACCAACTCATCATAAAGCTTCCAACTAAACTTTAGTCTTTGCTTTATTTCTTTTTGCTATCCAACTTCCAACAGCAAATAAAAGAACCATAATCAAAACAGCTATGCCAATAGCTCCCCATAGACTTCCCCTATCAGGTGCGCCTGTTAACCACTCTATACCATATTGAGGGATCTTCACGGGGGAGAGCGTCCAGTTTAGTCCAAATAAACCATCAACTAATTGCAGGAGCAAATACGTAGCAAATGCTATTGCTGCAGCAAATCCGCTATTCGGCGCAAGTGCACTTGCGACCAGTACAAGTGTCATAATGAATAACACCCAAATACTATACGTTCCTACCAATTGAACGATTTTGACCCATTCAACTTCTCCAAAAAATAAAAATGTGTAATAATAGCCTGACAGAAAACCAAGCCAGATACTGACTAAAGAAATAGTAGATGCCATCGCCCATTTGCTTAAAAAATAAGCTCTAAATGACAGTGGTCGAACATATAGTAAAGTGGCAGTTCCACTTTTCCGTTCTCCGGCTATAGTTCCCATATAAGCTAAAATCAGCACGGCAACTCCAATCGTTTGGAATTGCTCCATGATTGCCGCTAGTATTTGTTCCGGGTTAGGTACTGGCAGTTCCAATACCGCACCTTCTGGTAATCCTCCAGAAGACTCCAAAATTTGTGGAAGAAAATAATTTATAGTAGGTTCAAGTATGCCTAAAAAGATAAAAATTGCAGGTATCCAGTATATTTTATAATTACGTGTATTTTCTAGCCATTCTTTTTTCAGTAGCATATAAAACTGGTTCATCGATCAGCAACCACCTTCAGAAAGATTTCCTCTAAAGAAGCCTCTTGAAATTCGACCCCTCTAACATCTTGCTCGGCAATAGATAAAGCATGGAGAACTTGCTGCATAGTTGGTCCTGCTTCAGAAACCGGTATCAAAATAAGATTTGTTTTGACCTCATGTGCCCATAGCTGATTGCTCATAAACTCTAACGCTTGTGTATGGTTTCCGAATTTTATCCGGATAGAAGGGTCGGCATGCTTTTCCTTAACTTTCTCTAAAGAACCTTGCTCAATCAAAAATCCATCTTTCATAAACAATAGCTGATCCGTCATTTCTTCCGCATCATTTAAAATATGAGTTGAATATAAAATGGTCGTGTCTTGTTGTAATGACTTTAACAAGTTCATAATTTCTCTACGTCCTGTTGGATCTAATGCCGATATTGGCTCATCTAATAAAAGTAATTTCGGCTGATGAACAATTGCCTGCGCAAGACCTAAACGTTGCTTCATACCTCCGGAAAAACTTCCTATCTTTTTTGTTAAGGAAGTTTCAAGTCCTACAAATTCCAAAGTTTTCACTGCTTGCAACCTTGCTTTTTTTGCTTCAATCCCACTTAGTTTAGCCGCCAATTCTGTAAATTCAATTGCTGTCAGCCAAGGAAAGAACTGGGGATATTGAGGAAGAAAGCCAATCGACAAATCTTTTTCCATCGTGATATTACCACTCGTCGGGGTTAACAAATTAGCCAACATCGACAAACTTGTTGTCTTCCCGGCTCCGTTTGGACCAATCAATGCAGTAGAAGTCCCTGCTTCAAGTATGAAAGAAAAATCTTTAACAGCGTTTTCTTCGCCATAGCATTTCGTTAATTTCTCTACTTCTACTATATTCAATAATTTCTCCTCCCAATTACAAAGTAAAGAATAGGTCCGAGAATATTGATGATGACAATAATAATCCCCCACATCCACTTTGGTCCATTTGGATTAGGATTCTTCACTAAATCTACTAAAGCGAAAATCATTAAAGCAAATTGAATAATAAAAAGTGGCACTAAAGCCATAATCATTGTAGTTTGATCCATCGATGAACCCTCCTTTCTATACCCCTTACCATTTCAATGATAAAAAAATATTTGTTAGAGAAGCTTTCTCAGCTTCTCCAATACTCCACTGATTTATCTCTTTTCGCATACTATCTTTTGTACCAAAACCTTTTACGAAGCCGTTTAATCGAGCCGCAAATATTGAGTCTACTAGCATTTCGCTGTTTGGATAAAGTGCTGTAAGCTGGTCAATCGCCTTCGGGTAGCGTTTTAAATAATATTTTTGATGGCGCTCTTCAGCTAGAGTAAACTGAGTAAAAGGAGCAATTTCCGTTTCTATCATTTCACCTAGTTCTACTTCCATTTCTTTTCGAATCGCTTCTATCATTTGTCTTTGTTCATCGTTGTGATAATGAAGTAAAGAAATATACTGTCTTCCTTTGTAATTATCTCGATTCGGGTAATGGTTTCGCCAAAACTCTCTCAGAATATCTGTATAGCTAACCACCTGTGGATCAAATTCGATTTGGATTGTTTCTGTGTGGTCGCCCATCTTTCGGTAAGTCGGCACCAATGATGTTCCACCTGCAAATCCGACACGCGTTCGCATAATCCCCGACATACTACCAAACCGCGCTTCTGGCCCCCAAAAACATCCCATTCCAAAAGTCGCGTTTTCCCAATTTTCTTGATTTGAATAAATCCCTTTTTCGATTGTCTCGATAGTCATTTGTTGATTTATCATCATGACAATCTCCTCCCCCAAAAATCTAGTAGCAAATACTATACAGCTTGCTGTCTTCCACTTAAAATTACTGTAACAAGACGTCTTAGAAAATGCATGATTTAAGCACTGCTTTGCTATGTATTTGCGTAGAAAAAGAAAGTAGGTAGAAATAATGGAAAATCGCAGAAAAGAGATTATTGCTTATTTCAGAGAAATGGATCGCAGCTATTTCATGGATTCCAATAAAGATCTTGCGTCATTCGACCATGCCCTGCCCATCGGATTTGAACAAACCATCTCACAGCCATCACTCGTTCTTGAAATGACCTTAGCACTCGATCTTCAACCAGGTCATAAAGTGCTTGAGCTAGGAACAGGTTCAGGTTTTCAAACTACATTACTAGCTGCTTTCGCAGATTCTGTCTTTACCATTGAACGAATTGAAGAATTACACAACCGTGCGAAAGAACGATTAGCTCGGTTAACGATCAAAAATGTCCACTTTAAGTTGGGTGATGGCAGCGAAGGCTGGCAAGAACAAGCTCCATTCGATCGAATTATGGTAACCGCAGCCGCTTCTAAAGTGCCAAAGGAATTGCTTGAGCAATTAAATAACGGAGGGAAGATGGTCATTCCAGTTGGTACATCTGTTGACCAAGAATTACTGTTAATCGAAAAAGATAGTAAAGGACAACTTCACACGACGTCTTTAAACAAAGTCTTATTCGTTCCGTTAAAAGGAAAGTATGAAATTTAATCAAACAAGGGGCAAACTCATTTTTTGAGCTTGCCCCTTGTTTGGTTCATTACTTTTTCGAAATATCTTCAAATTCTTTCGCAATTCTCTCTAAAGCTTCTTGAATAAGTGGTCGTGGTGAAGGCGTGCAAATTCGTTGATAAAACTCGCCTTCTTCACCGAACATATCACCATCTTCTAACAAGACATTAGCTTTATTATAAATCCGGTCGTGAATCTCTTTTGCCGAGATGCCGTACTCACTAAAGTCTAACCACATAATGTACGTACCTTCTGGTATCTCTACTTTAACTTGTGGCATCTTTTCTGCTAGAAATTCCTTTATATAAGTCATCGTGCCATCAACATAGTCTTTTAGCTGCTCTAACCAATCTTCGCCTTCCGTATAAACAGCGATTAATGCTGCAATCGCAAATGGTGATGCTAATTGCATGCCCATTTCAGTAGAGAATTTCGTACGCAACTCTTCATCAGAAATAACGACATTGGTGCAATGAAGCCCAGCCACATTAAAGGTTTTATTGATAGCTGTGCATGTAATGATATGATCATTGTGCGCCGCTACTTTCGCCATTGGCACAAATTTTTCGCCACGACGAAGCAAATCTCCATGAATTTCATCCGCCACAATTAAGACATTGTGTTCATGACAAATAGCAGCCATCTTTTGGAGTTCTTTTTCGTTAAAATTTCTTCCTGTCGGATTGTGTGGGTTGCAAAGGATAAACATCTTGGTGTTGTCGTCTTTTGCTTTAGTTTCAAAATCCTCAAAATCGATTGAATAGTAGCCAGCGTCATCTTTTGTCAATGCATTGTTGACGACGTGTCGATTATTCCCTTCAATGACAGAAGTAAAAGGTGGATAGACAGGTCGTTGAATCATGATGCCGTCTTCTGCATTCGTAAATGCTTTAACAGCAATGTTCAACGCATGAATAGTTCCAGGACTGTAAACAATATGCTCTTTTTCTATAGTCCAGTCATGTCGTTTTTTCATCCAAGTTTGAATCGCATTAAAGTATTCTTCGGGAAAAACAGAATAGCCATAGATTCGGTGATCAACTGTTTTGTGCAATGCGTCGACTAATGGTTGCGGTACTGGTAAATCCATATCCGCTGTAAATAACGGAATGGTATCTTCATCGTATCTTTCTGTCAGCCCGAATTGTTTAATCAATTCTTCGCCGTCCCATTTCAAAGAGTAAGTGCCTCTTCTATTAATCATTTCGTCAAAGTTATAGTTCATGTGAAACTCCCTTTCTTCCAGATCGGTTAGTTTACTGCTTCATTGATTATCGAAGAAATACGTGTGCTAGTTCAACTAAACCAGCTTCTGAATTTTAGAATTCCATTTTCAACTTTCCTTCTTCCAAAACAAGTTTCGCATTAAATTTCTTGCCATTTTTTGAAACAAAACCTTTAATGACAGGTGTCTTGCCTTTCGTACACAAATATTCGATTTGCTTGGCTGTTAATCGCTTTTTAAGGAATGTTGCCGGAAAAGACTGCTTGCAACCATTTGCGTATTCCGTACAATTATAAGAACCTCTTCGTGACACAATCATCCCTGTTTTGCACCTTGGGCAAAGCGCGATTTCGTCTTTTGCGTCAGGCGTTGCTAGTTGTGCTGGCAATCCATTTTTCTGCATTTGAGCCGGAACTTCATCGAGCAACTTCTGAATAAATTTTCCGATGGTAGCTAAGAAAACTTCAGCTGAACCTTCTCCGCGCCCAATTTTCTTTAAATAGGTTTCCCATTTTGCTGTCATAGATGGACTAGACAATAAGTTACCCTCGATCGATTGACATAAAATACGCCCTTTTCCCGTAATCGAAACAATATTTTTCGTAACCGAAATATATTCATGGCGCTTGATGGTTTCAATAATGCCACTTCTTGTCGCCTCAGTACCAAGACCTTCGATTTCTTTCAAAATCTCTGTGTCTTCTACGTCTTCAACAAACTTCCCGCAAGTCTTCATCATTGCGATTAATTGTCCTTCTGTATAAGGTTTTGGTGGCGTCGTCATGCTTTCTTTTATATCAATGGTACTCATTACGCGCTCTTGCTCATGCAATTCCGGCAACGAAGGCTCTTGCTTTGCTTCTTTAGCAACAGCAAATAGCTCTTTCCACCCTTTTTCAAGCTCCGTTTTCCCGGTCGTCAAAAAAGGTAAGCCTTTAACTTCTGTCGTTACTTTCGTTTCAGCATAACGATAATCTTTGTGGAACATCGCGAGTGTTGTGCGCAACACTTCCTCATACAAATTACGCTCATCTTTTGCTAATCCTTCAATTTTGCGCGCTGTCGGTATCGTTTTAGTCGGAATGATGGCATAATGCTCTTGAACTTTAGAACTGTCTACAAAACGCTTTTTAGGCGTTTTTGATGCGATTGGAAATGGCGCATGGATGATTTGCTGGTACTTCTCTACTTGCCCTGCCAAATAACTAAATTCACCAGGCGTAATATGTTGTGTATCGGTTCTCGGGTAACTAACCAATTTTTTCTCATAAAGACCTTGCATCACAGATAACACTTTCGCCGGACTATATTTCCACTTGCGATTGGCTGCTGCCTGCAAAGTAGATAACGAATGAAGTTGAGGAGGCGGCGTTCGTTTTTCAGCCGTTTTGACTTGTGTCACAACGCCCTCCTCTTTAGCTCCAATTGCATGCTTAGCAAGCAATTCCTCTGCTTCTTTACGCTCTTTTGCTCGCAACTTTACTTTGCCTTTGTAGCGACCTTTTTCTGCAACAAATAGACTCTCAATTTCATAAAAAGGTTCTGGCACAAATGCTTCAATTTCTTTTTCGCGCTGATAAATCAAAAAAACAGTAGGCGTCTGAACACGACCAATAGCGAATACTTCGCGTATGCCCTTTTCTTGAAGCAATAACGAATACAAACGAGATCCATTCATGCCAACAAGCCAATCGCTAATTTGACGCGCTTTTGCTTCTTGATACAATAACAAGTCTTGCTGGTTATCCCGCAACTCTTGAAAACCTTTTCTAACTTCATCTGCTTCTAATGAATTAATCCACAAGCGTTTAATTTTTTTGTTCTTGGCACCTGTATGGTAGTAAATACTATAAAATATATTAGATCCTTCCCGATCAACATCACATGCGTTGATGACCGTATCGGTTTGAAATATTAACTTTTTAATAATGCCAAATTGCTGTGCTTTGCCTCGCGCTATTTGAAATTGATAATTGCTCGGCAAAATTGGCAACGCAGCTAACGACCATTTTCCCCACTTAGGATCATAAGCCTTTGGTTCTTTTAACTCCACAAGATGGCCAATTCCCCAAGTGATATAAGCGCCTTCCGGAAAAATCGGATCTGGTGCAATTTCAATAAAGCCATCGCGTTTCGTTGACTTGAACGCCTCAGCATAGGCTTTGGCCTGGCTCGGTTTTTCAGCGAGTATCACTGGTTTCATGTGCGTCTCCCTTTCCTTTTGACCTTACTCTTATTGTACCCCTACAATAGAAGAATCAAAGCAAAAAGACATTTTTCTAAAAAATGAGGTATAGTAGATTTTAACCTAAAGAGACACTGACAAAGGAGTCGTTCATAATGAATAACAAAACTGCTTTACTAGCAGGAGCCGGTGGACTGGTTGGCAACGAAATGCTCCATATCCTATTAACCAGCTCACACTATAGCCATATTAAAATATTGGTTCGTCACCCGCTCGAAATCACTCATGAGAAACTGGAACAAATTACGACTGATTTCGATAAACTAGACGAGTATGTTCAACATTTTGATGTAGATGATGTTTATTGCTGTCTCGGCACAACCATTAAAAAAGCGGGATCACAAGAAGCATTCAAAAAAGTAGATTATAACTATCCCCTTAAAATGGCTGAATTAGCAGCGTCACAACAAGCAAAAAACTTTTTAGTCATTACAGCATTAGGCGCTGACTCTACTTCCAAAGTTTTTTATAGCCGTACGAAAGGTCAACTTCAATTGCGTCTAAAGAAACTAGGATTGACTGCGCTCCATATTTTCCAGCCTTCTTTACTATTAGGTGAGCGCAAAGAATTTCGCTTAGGCGAAAAAGCAGCTTCGTCGCTAAGCCCCCTTTTCAGTCGCTTTTTGAAAGGGAAAATGGAAAAATACAAACCTGTCGAAGCTAAATCAGTAGCATTAGCAATGTATGAAGTCGCTCAAATTGAGCGAACAGGAAACTACACTTATCCGTCCGATCGAATCGAAATTATAAGTAGAAAAAGCGCTGAAATATAAAAAAAAGAGGACGCCTTTAAAAGGCGTCCTCTTTTACATTAAAGAATATCTGTCCAGATTTTAATAGCTGTACCCAAAATCAATAAGGCCAAAATCCATTGAAGATATTTCGTATTCATTTTTTGTCCGAGCTTAGCTCCAAGTGGCGCTGCAATAATACTTGCCACAATCATAATAGATGCCGGACCGTACAAAATCTGGTCTGTAATAATTTTTCCGACGGTCGCACCGATTGATGACAAGAACGTAATAGCAAGGGAAGTTGCAATTGTCATCCGCGTTGGGATTTTCAATACAATGAGCATAATTGGTACCAAGATAAAGGCACCCGCTGCGCCTACAATTCCTGCTGCAATTCCGACCGCAAACGCTAATCCTGCGGCTAGCCATTTATTGAATGTAACTTGATCAAGCGGAATATCATCCACGCCTTTTTTAGGCATGAACATCATCACTACAGCAATTGTTGCTAATACAGCATAGACAATATTAATCGCTTGCTCAGACAACATGGTTGACCCGTAGCCACCGATAAAGCTACCGACTAAAATAGCACCACCCATATAAGCGATTAATGTTTTATTTAAATAGCCGCTACCACGATATGCCCAAACTCCGGCGATCGTTGCGAAAAAGACTTGGATGGCACTAATACCTGATACTTCGTGGGCACTAAATGCTGTGAAACCCAGCATTACTGGTATATAAAGCAACATCGGGTATTTGATAATCGAGCCGCCGATTCCTACCATTCCGGAAATAAAAGAACCAACAAAGCCGATGAGAAATATAACAATGATAAAATCTATGCTCATTTTACATCACCTTTCTAAAAGGGAAAAGGGTACCGTACCGATACCCTTTAATCCATCTATTAGCCTTTCTTAATCCAGAATTTAAAGACGTCGCCCTCTACTTGTGATTCCATTAGTTCGTGTCCACCTGATTTTGCCC is part of the Planococcus sp. PAMC 21323 genome and encodes:
- a CDS encoding oxidoreductase, yielding MNNKTALLAGAGGLVGNEMLHILLTSSHYSHIKILVRHPLEITHEKLEQITTDFDKLDEYVQHFDVDDVYCCLGTTIKKAGSQEAFKKVDYNYPLKMAELAASQQAKNFLVITALGADSTSKVFYSRTKGQLQLRLKKLGLTALHIFQPSLLLGERKEFRLGEKAASSLSPLFSRFLKGKMEKYKPVEAKSVALAMYEVAQIERTGNYTYPSDRIEIISRKSAEI
- a CDS encoding PLD nuclease N-terminal domain-containing protein; protein product: MDQTTMIMALVPLFIIQFALMIFALVDLVKNPNPNGPKWMWGIIIVIINILGPILYFVIGRRNY
- a CDS encoding MalY/PatB family protein, producing MNYNFDEMINRRGTYSLKWDGEELIKQFGLTERYDEDTIPLFTADMDLPVPQPLVDALHKTVDHRIYGYSVFPEEYFNAIQTWMKKRHDWTIEKEHIVYSPGTIHALNIAVKAFTNAEDGIMIQRPVYPPFTSVIEGNNRHVVNNALTKDDAGYYSIDFEDFETKAKDDNTKMFILCNPHNPTGRNFNEKELQKMAAICHEHNVLIVADEIHGDLLRRGEKFVPMAKVAAHNDHIITCTAINKTFNVAGLHCTNVVISDEELRTKFSTEMGMQLASPFAIAALIAVYTEGEDWLEQLKDYVDGTMTYIKEFLAEKMPQVKVEIPEGTYIMWLDFSEYGISAKEIHDRIYNKANVLLEDGDMFGEEGEFYQRICTPSPRPLIQEALERIAKEFEDISKK
- a CDS encoding GNAT family N-acetyltransferase, which encodes MIKKREVTLHRYSSKRLLGYDLPTHQLEFTRLPTEIIEKDAKDPLKHFIIIRARGEDAGFFELDESDDRKKYSNNPKALLLRGFSVNPKYQGRGIATGSIYALPEFLEMEFPEFDQVVLGVNARNIPAQRLYHKAGFEDTGRRIMRSKGEHIVMSLHTQKAK
- a CDS encoding ABC transporter permease — protein: MNQFYMLLKKEWLENTRNYKIYWIPAIFIFLGILEPTINYFLPQILESSGGLPEGAVLELPVPNPEQILAAIMEQFQTIGVAVLILAYMGTIAGERKSGTATLLYVRPLSFRAYFLSKWAMASTISLVSIWLGFLSGYYYTFLFFGEVEWVKIVQLVGTYSIWVLFIMTLVLVASALAPNSGFAAAIAFATYLLLQLVDGLFGLNWTLSPVKIPQYGIEWLTGAPDRGSLWGAIGIAVLIMVLLFAVGSWIAKRNKAKTKV
- the msrA gene encoding peptide-methionine (S)-S-oxide reductase MsrA — translated: MINQQMTIETIEKGIYSNQENWENATFGMGCFWGPEARFGSMSGIMRTRVGFAGGTSLVPTYRKMGDHTETIQIEFDPQVVSYTDILREFWRNHYPNRDNYKGRQYISLLHYHNDEQRQMIEAIRKEMEVELGEMIETEIAPFTQFTLAEERHQKYYLKRYPKAIDQLTALYPNSEMLVDSIFAARLNGFVKGFGTKDSMRKEINQWSIGEAEKASLTNIFLSLKW
- a CDS encoding CHY zinc finger protein, producing the protein MTHYQRVIGIEVDAETRCIHYHSPIDRIAIKFFCCQSYFPCFECHQATGCGEHQVWPKERFSEKAVLCGTCGSELSITEYLSCASTCPNCSSLFNPGCSLHKHLYFE
- a CDS encoding ABC transporter ATP-binding protein; this translates as MNIVEVEKLTKCYGEENAVKDFSFILEAGTSTALIGPNGAGKTTSLSMLANLLTPTSGNITMEKDLSIGFLPQYPQFFPWLTAIEFTELAAKLSGIEAKKARLQAVKTLEFVGLETSLTKKIGSFSGGMKQRLGLAQAIVHQPKLLLLDEPISALDPTGRREIMNLLKSLQQDTTILYSTHILNDAEEMTDQLLFMKDGFLIEQGSLEKVKEKHADPSIRIKFGNHTQALEFMSNQLWAHEVKTNLILIPVSEAGPTMQQVLHALSIAEQDVRGVEFQEASLEEIFLKVVADR
- a CDS encoding protein-L-isoaspartate(D-aspartate) O-methyltransferase — translated: MENRRKEIIAYFREMDRSYFMDSNKDLASFDHALPIGFEQTISQPSLVLEMTLALDLQPGHKVLELGTGSGFQTTLLAAFADSVFTIERIEELHNRAKERLARLTIKNVHFKLGDGSEGWQEQAPFDRIMVTAAASKVPKELLEQLNNGGKMVIPVGTSVDQELLLIEKDSKGQLHTTSLNKVLFVPLKGKYEI
- a CDS encoding sulfite exporter TauE/SafE family protein; this encodes MSIDFIIVIFLIGFVGSFISGMVGIGGSIIKYPMLLYIPVMLGFTAFSAHEVSGISAIQVFFATIAGVWAYRGSGYLNKTLIAYMGGAILVGSFIGGYGSTMLSEQAINIVYAVLATIAVVMMFMPKKGVDDIPLDQVTFNKWLAAGLAFAVGIAAGIVGAAGAFILVPIMLIVLKIPTRMTIATSLAITFLSSIGATVGKIITDQILYGPASIMIVASIIAAPLGAKLGQKMNTKYLQWILALLILGTAIKIWTDIL
- a CDS encoding type IA DNA topoisomerase is translated as MKPVILAEKPSQAKAYAEAFKSTKRDGFIEIAPDPIFPEGAYITWGIGHLVELKEPKAYDPKWGKWSLAALPILPSNYQFQIARGKAQQFGIIKKLIFQTDTVINACDVDREGSNIFYSIYYHTGAKNKKIKRLWINSLEADEVRKGFQELRDNQQDLLLYQEAKARQISDWLVGMNGSRLYSLLLQEKGIREVFAIGRVQTPTVFLIYQREKEIEAFVPEPFYEIESLFVAEKGRYKGKVKLRAKERKEAEELLAKHAIGAKEEGVVTQVKTAEKRTPPPQLHSLSTLQAAANRKWKYSPAKVLSVMQGLYEKKLVSYPRTDTQHITPGEFSYLAGQVEKYQQIIHAPFPIASKTPKKRFVDSSKVQEHYAIIPTKTIPTARKIEGLAKDERNLYEEVLRTTLAMFHKDYRYAETKVTTEVKGLPFLTTGKTELEKGWKELFAVAKEAKQEPSLPELHEQERVMSTIDIKESMTTPPKPYTEGQLIAMMKTCGKFVEDVEDTEILKEIEGLGTEATRSGIIETIKRHEYISVTKNIVSITGKGRILCQSIEGNLLSSPSMTAKWETYLKKIGRGEGSAEVFLATIGKFIQKLLDEVPAQMQKNGLPAQLATPDAKDEIALCPRCKTGMIVSRRGSYNCTEYANGCKQSFPATFLKKRLTAKQIEYLCTKGKTPVIKGFVSKNGKKFNAKLVLEEGKLKMEF
- a CDS encoding metallophosphoesterase, with protein sequence MKKIILVILFALVLWGGVWSSNKWIETTEYTIVSEAVPAAFDGAKIVQISDLHNATFGKNQSNLIEEIQSVKPDAIFLTGDFIDSNRFDLSASLVIIDELVKMNKVYYVTGNHEIASNQVEEIAAALQERGVTVLANESVEWEKDGDTIQIAGIDDPLSEPTKHEDEVMHDSLESARLTDDFTLLLVHRPEYLSTYAEFGVDVVFAGHAHGGQVRIPGIGGLYASGQGWFPKVTEGVFEEDQSQMVVSRGLGNSTFPIRIFNRPEVVVVTLKKE
- a CDS encoding VOC family protein — protein: MLHHVELNVSHLGEAKSFYSKLLPPLGYSLFQEWEEGVSYKAGATYLVFVQTEEKFLQVPYHRKETGLNHLAFHAKSREHVDEMTLKVEQLGARILYKELHPYAGGPEYYAVFFEGPDRLKLEIVAPTRTDLHV